TATTGTCTATTTCCAGAAATATATCGGACATTGTTGGAGAATTACCACATATTAGACCTTGTGCTGTTGTTAACGGTATTCTTGGGGATCTATCTATATAAGgtacaattttgtttattacttgAGTGTTGTTTGATGCTATTAATTTGAGACAGTATCTTTCAGCAAGTAAGATTCGCCTCAAAATCAAAGGCATCACTTTTGTCTCAACTTCCATGGCCCTTATGGGAGTTGAGCACATAGCACCAGATATTATTCTTAAAGCCTTATTCTGCAATAtgtctaatttatttacatgagaactATTCATATAAGCGAGTGAGCTATAATCTAAGTGACTTCTAACAatacttttatacaatattgacAATATTTTTGGGTCTGCACCCCATGTTACACCACAAAGTGATCTCATAACATTTAGTCCTCTGTGAGCATTTTtggatatatatttaatatgttcttCAAAAGTTAGTTTTGGGTCTAGTATTATTCctaaaaatttctttgaagtgactctatttataatttcattattgtaaataatatttgaatttgagGCTTCATTGCCAAAAAACATAACACTACTTTTAGATgggttaatttttaaatgtaaacgataattataatattgtaatagttGAAATAAGGATTTGTTCATATTATCTATTGCAATCTCTAAGTTGTAATTACTACTGTATAATACAATGTCATCagcaaattgtaaaatatttacattcctattatttacatatttacaaatttcacTTGTGTATATATTGTACAGTAATGGAGATAGTGTGGCACCCTGCATTGTACCTCTCGAGGCACATTTGGGTCCATATAGAATATTGTTATGCCTAGCATAGATTGTTCTGTtgttcaaaaaattaaaaatccacTTACATAAGTGCCCGGGCACACCCAACCTAGACATGATTTGAACTAGTATACCAGGATCAACACTGTCAAAAGCACTTTGAACGTCTAGGAATACGCAAACtgtgtttaattttctatgttttgcatttttcaGGTCAGAGATTAAAGAGGTGAAACTGTCTGCACTACTACGCCCTCTACGGAAGCCAAATTGTATAGGTGGAATGAAACACTTAGATTCAACATACCAATCAAGACGGACTTTCACCATATTTTCGAATATTTTACCAAGACAGGATGACAAGGAAATTGGTCTATAAGAACTAGCAAACTCAGGACATTTGTCGGGCTTAAGTATTGGGACAACACATTGTGTTTTCCATGACTGTGGAATAGATTTATTACTCCAAAGCAAATTGAGGATGTTAAGAAACAACTTTTGGGCAGAAACatctaagtttttaattacaatgtaAGGATAATCATCTAAGCCAGGAGTTGTATTTCGTCTAGACTGCAAACTTGTTAAAAATTCAGACCATGAAAATGGATCCagtaaaaattttgaatttgggtTATCATTGTTGATTTCAAAAACAATGTTCAGTTGATCTACTTCAATTAAGTTGCTTTTATCTGATAATTTATCCAAGAGTGGAGATATAAACACATCTGTATATGATTTATTCTTAGGTCTTATGCctttgaacatttttaataaattccaaattttacttatgtgagtatttctattaaaagtgttacataagttattccatccaatttttttctgttctGAAATTGTTCTCTTTTTCTGGGcatcttttcttttgtaattaatataattttcaatagTAGGTTCTTTTCTATATAGTTTTAGTGCATTATATGAAGCAATAACACTTTGTTCACATATACAATTCCACCAAGGAGATGGTGGTCTGCTTATGAAAGTATTTGTTTTAGTGAGCTTTGGAATTGACATTTCTTTAAGAGTATCTAAATGAGaacagaaattattatatgttgaAATAGGATCATGTGATTGAAGTATCAAATcattaaacattgtttttgaAAGATCTGTGTATGTTTCCCAGTCAgctcttttatatataaacctaTCTACAGGGGAATTGAGATGATATTTATCTATATCTAATGAAATCTCTGTTATTGTTGGATAATGGTAACTTCCCATTGTATCATCATGTACAGACCATTCACATAGTGGTGCGAGGCTGCCACTAATGAAGCTTACATCAATGGCAGAAGCAGTTTGTCTAGGGCGATTTAAGGTTGTAGGTCTACcatcatttaaaatacacaaatctaagtcatcaattaaattaaataactccTGACCTCTACTTTTGGTTGACTGACAACCAAATGCAATATGATGAGCATTAAAGTCACCACTCATAAATATGGGctttaaatcattaataatgtaacggagtctattaaattgtatacgTCCACTTGAAGGTGGACAGTATATACAGAGAATTGTTAAATTACTATGTCCAGTTGATACAGATACACCAACTGTTTGTATATCTTCATAAAAtctagtatttaatatattatacttaaggTATGGTTTTATTAGTATTGCAACTCCATTATGTGCattgtttgaatttttgttgtaaatattatatcctggtattttaaaattattatctttaaaccATGTCTCATTTAGAAggcaaatatcaatattttgttgttttaaaaattgaattaataaaggTTTTTTACTATTTGCACTTTGAATATTAAACTGAACAATACGTAGCTTGGATTGTGTAGAACTAGGCCCTACACAATccattatgttaaattttttaataatgcatcttttatagttttcaTATTCGTGGGTGTACTGTCATCTTTATTGGCTAATTCCACCAACGTCTGCACTAGGGCCATAAGTACATCGTTGTtggaaattattagatttttaaggTCCTTAGAAGGGActgttttaactttatttacatcCGACTTATTTGCAGAGATATTTAGAGacttatttacaataacattACTATTTACAAGTTGTGGTTTTGGTGGAGGAAGTGGAGGGAAATCTGTTTCATTGGTGGTAACTTGTTTTGTTAAGGCAACACTTGCATAAGAAATGTTGCTTTTCTTTTCACTAATCTTCTTTATTTTGATAGGACATAATCTAGAAATCGCAAGATGAGGCCCACTGCAATTTATGCAGCTGATCTCAGTTGGTTTATCACATTGCTTATACAAGTGTTCACCTCCGCAAATACTACATCTTTGTTTCCCATTACAAATCTTAGCTgaatgattaaatttaaaacacctatAGCACTGTAGTAAAGGTGGAATGTATTCGAAAACTCTGTACGAGAATAGATCGTATTGTACATTATTAGGCAGTACATTAGATAAGAAAGTGATGCTTACAGTTTGCAATGCAATGCGCTCTTGTCCTACCTTCTTTGTAAACCTTCTTATTGCCACTATTTCATATATTGATGAAAGTCTAGTATATAGTTCTTTGTTAGAGATGTTCGCTGGAACAAATCTAATGATGCCGGTTTTTTCAATTTGCGCTGCCGGTATGAACGCCTTCATATCATATTTTGTCAGAAAAGTggtattgttaataaaattatttgccGTATTATACTGCTTGAATAATACTGCTATTTTATTGGCATTCACCCTCTGAATGCCCGTCACACCTTTTATGTCCATTGcgaaaatatgatttaaatatatagggCTCTTGTTGCCCAATCTATCGTCGTTTGTGGATTCCACATACACTTTAAAGTCTGTGTTGGTTGAGTTTTCCGGATAAAGTCTTTTATAGTTCGGTTTGTAATAGGGCAGATACGCATCTCGCTCATCGCCGCAGTCCGATCGTCCAGCGCCTACGCCTCCTCCTTCATCCGTAGGCCTTGGCCGTTTTATTGAGGCGGGCGGGTGAGACCCGCCCCCCTCGTTTACCTCCATTGGTATTGTGCTTTTCAGCAGCTAatagcaatatttaaaatcactttaactataaaaaaatcactatttatagaaaaaatttaaaattaaagtttaaagaCAACCGCGCTTTTTCAAGGTTCCCGCCAGAATCTAATCTATAAGTCTATAACGAACACAGAACACAGTGTTATGTGTTCGTTACAGACAATTTCGTTATTTATGTCTGtacatgaaattattataactaatgttatatgaaaataataatttatttgtctttCTGTGTATGTTACACAGGCTACACTCCATTTATATTTAGCGGACCCATTCctataaaatagtattaaatagatcttaagttttgtttcataaaaatctaattttaggATAATGGCGACGAAACCATGCAAACTGTACGAATGATTCCAACAATGCCGATTGCCGAcctttttaaacgaaattaaaGCAGTCAAAGTCGCGGACACGACATGCTATCGACTACGCACTGggtaataacattataatttttaacagtaCTCGCCCTACTCGGTAGCTTTTAGTATCAAAGacaattattaaagtaaagtTCTTTGATTGTATgcactatctactataatattatgatatgCCGTAATCTGAACTCTGCTGAAGCCTCGTCAGTCGTCACCTCTCcgcctttttattatttttggttcACGAGTCAAAGGACGCAGGGGGCGAGTCGCGCAGCGCAGCGCTTGCTCAATGCTCAGTGCTCAGTAGTCACTACTCACTAGTCACTAACTCACTAGTGACTCATAAcagtaaaggccgatttacattatcttagtgtttaggagagtgctttaggatagtactttagttgaaacatgtaaacgctacttgcattagtacggttctacttgactttcaagttgaatcaaaatagaatcgctttttatttttgtttcaagtgatacccctcccgcgcccgcgcaccccccgagatcttccctcgttgtgtgtaaacacgtaatttagtcaaatctttaggagagtgcataagtgccgtgaaacgcgtgcgtgtttttttgatttttaaagatggctaaatggtcggaagatacaactatcaaatttgtgtctgaatattatgttattcacgaatgtttgtggaacgttaaaaacaatttatacaaaaacaaacaggctaggcattcggcatacactgccttaaaagaagctattttgtttattatttatatttagtttatttatttcgaataaaatctcgtcttctatttgttccataactacagtgtgtattttgcgtagaatagagcgtatttgccgacgtcgttgcgcgttcattgtggcgctgtaatgatactctactggaagaaatgtaaacgttcactcgcaacggactaaagcactaaagaacttgcctttcaagttgtaataaagcactctcctaaacactaagataatgtaaatcggcctttactcGTAGTCAGTACTCAGTGCTCACTTAACAGTTATGAGGTTAGCCGTAACACTTTGTAGTTTGTTGTTTGCTACTGCATTGTAAGGACGGCCGTGTTTTTTTATCATGAatgattacaataaatatttaaatacagaagctgaaaactaaaaaaaacataattaatgcTGACTTTTAGAGGACACCTAAAAAAGAAAAGgcttgaattaaattatatttatactgcAATGATAAgatgttttttaattgtatttgtgaTATAAACGCAAGGTGTTATAATATTGGTGAGCACTGGGCACATAAAGTAGCTAACGCAGTCATTTCAATCGCGTCGATCTCGTCTATAGATGTAgcgattaaataaataataaatatagcgaTAGTGTAGACTGTAGATCACACCCGTGCAGCCTCAAGTAGCCAATATTCGTGGCGAGGCGGATCGCGAGCGGCGAGAGTCTGTAGCAGTCAGCAGGCTTTAGAAATTTGGCTTAACACTATAGAAGATACTATCACAGGGATcttgaagaaaaataaaaacaaaaataatattacattttgcgcacaaaataatattactgtattttcgtataaaatactaattataaacTGATTAATcaacataatacaatatattatttaatttaatattttatgagcgtgctgaaatatatttgtatgttaaaCATTCTCAGAGAAGTTTAAGGAGTCTCAACGGTTCAATCTcatatcaattatttattgttattaatcaCAGGATGAGTGATACCGACAAGATAGTTTCAGCTTTTTTCGCATCTCCGCAAAGTTATCGATCTGAAGAGGTTGAAGATAACGACGATGACATTTGTGaggaatttttaaaaataataggtGACTACAATGAATCTCTTAAAAACATCAAACTGCCAGAAACAGTTACACATGTATACAATCCTACCATCTATGCTAGAGATACTTTTGAAAtgtatattagaaaatattgtaatacaaaaaagaagATAATGTTCTTTGGTATGAATCCTGGTCCATGGGGAATGTCACAAACAGGAGTATGTGAATtcttttatattcttttaaacattatattttcttaaaatgttTCAGAACATTAAGTTATACAATGTCATAgttatatgattttttgtaatttaaagtaaatgaAAAAGTACATActtcttattaaaaatctaGTTGATTTTGTATTATCCAAGAATAATTAAACTTGTAGGTACCTTTTGGAGAAATATCCTCAGTCCGTGATTGGCTTGGTATTGAAGGGTGTGTTGGAAAGCCCTTAGAGGAAAATGCTGCTCGCCCAGTTAGGGGTTTTGATTGTACTAGGACAGAGGTATcctttatcatttttatttaaaataaaaaaaacattggtgcaatattatattaataatttcttattttttattgcaaattgaAATAATACTCGGTCAGTACTTAATGAACTCAGTTCTCATGTGAATTGTTATGTTTGAAAGCTTTAATGTATGTAATTGTAATTGCAGGTCAGTGGCAAAAGATTTTGGGGTCTATTCAAAAAATTGTGTGGTTTTCCAGAAGTTTTTTTTGAGACAAGTCTTGTCTATAACTATATTAACCAACAGTGGATGAACAGCAAAGGATGCAATATTACACCAGCTGATttcaaagtaaaatattttatgttatatttaacttgataggtatgaatattgtaaaatactttataagcTTCAAACCCCAACAATACACAATACACTCTATAAATAtaaggatttaaaaaaagttataatttaacaattaaataggGTAAATGGTCTTGTTGCCGTCAAACATTCTCTTCCAGGCAAATAaagtaagaaaaaataatattacatagtgCAAGAAACTTGGtacttttaaacatataatttaaaattatgtttaatacaaCAATAACAAGTTAAGATAGAAAGTGATAAAGATGCATGACAATGATATTGtagtagaaataaatattaatgcttctaattttacatttactgccagttctcaaatcaagggcgtagaacggaagagaagaactggcaataaactctccgccactctttttaatcgccatgtttttttttttacacaacgtttgtaaggagctccaaccattacaccatgttccacatgacattttaagtaattaataataataacataaataaaaacaaagacttgtcccctatcagcaggaggcatggtgaaataggtgcacgcacttacattctcgtgggaacaacacgtaAACACAtggtcgaaataattaacatcaccg
The Pieris napi chromosome 1, ilPieNapi1.2, whole genome shotgun sequence DNA segment above includes these coding regions:
- the LOC125053986 gene encoding single-strand selective monofunctional uracil DNA glycosylase, translated to MSDTDKIVSAFFASPQSYRSEEVEDNDDDICEEFLKIIGDYNESLKNIKLPETVTHVYNPTIYARDTFEMYIRKYCNTKKKIMFFGMNPGPWGMSQTGVPFGEISSVRDWLGIEGCVGKPLEENAARPVRGFDCTRTEVSGKRFWGLFKKLCGFPEVFFETSLVYNYINQQWMNSKGCNITPADFKMSQMESLYNIGDLVFANVLRLYGVETVVAIGRFCLVRAQKAISQYILLKNVKVIYLPHPSPRVVNNNDWEERAISCLRNNNLLQYYCNEDLPVLQHKT